The Formosa sp. Hel1_33_131 genome window below encodes:
- the lptC gene encoding LPS export ABC transporter periplasmic protein LptC, whose protein sequence is MKFDSNILLKNSVPLAVVAMFFSCNNTLKEVQGLDIATYAPLSIAQDINTKYTDSGRLTVILVSPKMVNFTNREFPFYKFPEGIDLTLFDDDQNKNTVTSDHAIVYEKTDLIDLKGNVVLTTSTNDTLFTEQLFYDQKKEWLFTNQPVKFRTKDYITNGIGFDSNKNFTNAQVLEVNGRIFIDE, encoded by the coding sequence ATGAAATTTGATTCTAACATACTATTAAAAAATAGCGTTCCACTTGCTGTGGTAGCGATGTTTTTTTCTTGTAACAATACCCTAAAAGAAGTACAGGGGCTTGATATTGCCACTTACGCCCCACTGTCGATCGCTCAGGACATCAACACAAAATACACAGACTCAGGCCGCCTCACAGTCATTTTGGTGAGTCCAAAAATGGTCAACTTTACAAACCGTGAGTTTCCGTTTTATAAATTTCCAGAGGGCATCGACCTCACTCTTTTTGATGATGACCAAAATAAAAATACGGTAACTTCTGACCATGCGATTGTGTATGAGAAAACCGATCTAATCGATCTGAAAGGCAATGTGGTTTTGACAACATCCACCAACGATACCCTATTTACAGAACAACTTTTCTACGATCAAAAAAAGGAATGGCTATTTACCAATCAACCTGTAAAATTCAGAACCAAAGACTATATCACCAACGGAATTGGATTTGATTCCAACAAAAATTTCACCAACGCGCAAGTCCTTGAAGTGAATGGGCGCATCTTTATTGATGAATAA
- a CDS encoding hemolysin family protein, with protein sequence MTGDLLIIVFSLILSAFFSGMEIAYVSSNKIHIEIEKKQGGLLSTLLTKITAKPSKFIATMLIGNNIALVIYGFYMGDMLVEWFASYLPSSSTLINYLFTELSLLTQTVISTLIILVTAEFLPKVFFQVYANSLLKLFAVPAYLFYVLFSFVSDFVIWISDVILKYLFKTEGDQVQLAFTKVELGNYISEQMESVEAHDTIDSEIQIFQNALEFSEVKSREVMVPRTELTAIEIHDSINNLNELFTQTGHSKILVYKTTIDDILGYVHSFDLFKDPKNIKSMLRPVEYVPETMFAKDVLNVLIKKRKSLAVVLDEYGGTSGIMTVEDVIEELVGEIEDEHDTFELIEEKTNENTYIFSARIEVDHINETYKLELPESENYETLGGFIVNHTEEIPEKNQEIRIEQFHFTIKEVSNTKIELVQLEILEEI encoded by the coding sequence ATGACCGGAGACCTCTTGATTATTGTTTTTAGTTTGATTTTATCTGCTTTCTTTTCAGGAATGGAAATTGCGTATGTCTCCTCAAACAAAATTCATATTGAAATTGAGAAAAAACAAGGGGGGTTACTGTCAACATTATTAACCAAAATCACAGCAAAACCGTCCAAGTTTATAGCAACCATGCTTATTGGAAACAATATAGCCCTTGTGATTTATGGATTTTATATGGGAGATATGCTCGTAGAGTGGTTTGCATCCTATTTGCCATCTTCTAGTACACTTATTAACTATCTCTTTACGGAGTTAAGCTTACTGACGCAAACCGTCATTTCAACCCTTATTATATTGGTGACTGCGGAGTTTCTGCCAAAGGTATTTTTTCAGGTTTATGCCAACTCATTACTAAAGTTATTTGCGGTTCCTGCGTATCTGTTTTATGTTCTATTTTCTTTTGTATCCGATTTTGTAATATGGATTTCAGATGTCATCCTAAAATATCTATTTAAAACAGAAGGAGATCAGGTTCAATTAGCATTTACCAAAGTAGAGCTGGGCAATTATATTAGCGAACAAATGGAGTCCGTAGAAGCCCACGATACGATCGATAGTGAAATTCAGATTTTTCAAAATGCCCTTGAATTTTCGGAAGTAAAATCCAGAGAGGTCATGGTCCCTCGTACAGAGTTGACTGCCATCGAAATTCATGATTCTATCAATAATCTTAACGAATTGTTTACCCAAACAGGCCATTCAAAAATACTGGTGTACAAAACAACCATTGACGATATTTTGGGTTACGTTCATTCATTTGATTTATTTAAAGATCCAAAAAATATAAAATCAATGTTAAGGCCAGTAGAATATGTGCCGGAAACCATGTTCGCAAAAGATGTGTTGAACGTCTTAATTAAAAAACGCAAGAGTCTAGCCGTTGTTTTAGATGAATATGGCGGAACTTCGGGGATTATGACTGTGGAAGATGTTATTGAAGAATTAGTTGGTGAAATTGAAGATGAGCACGATACGTTCGAGCTTATTGAAGAAAAAACGAATGAGAACACCTACATATTCTCAGCACGGATAGAAGTGGATCATATCAATGAAACCTACAAACTTGAACTTCCCGAAAGTGAAAACTACGAAACTCTCGGAGGGTTTATTGTCAATCATACCGAAGAAATACCAGAGAAAAATCAAGAAATTAGAATTGAACAATTTCATTTCACCATCAAGGAAGTATCCAATACTAAAATCGAATTAGTACAGCTTGAAATCTTAGAAGAAATTTAA
- a CDS encoding peptidylprolyl isomerase, translated as MAVLNKIRQRSIFLIIIIALALFSFIIGDIFQNLGSSGKSQTVVATINGEDIERDAFMNQVENIQRQSGGSVSNTQAMNRVWDQEVRNKVMQTQYDAVGISIERDYMRQLLKQNLGSFEEFKNEAGLFDEDKLNEFIANLKAIAPETTTLNGSAVNYKAWTDFEQSISQTGVQQTYFNLVKAGVIGTLTEGELEYVLENDKADIKYVQIPFTSIADSLVSVKKSEVASYVKANPSKYKVEASRDLVYVQFKEVASLEDEQQIQADLTALIADKVEFNEAAKANETVVGFQNTTDVKAFVNANSSVKYNDAYVFASSFPTTVADQITGLKSNEVFGPYKDGAAYKLSKQVAKKMMSDSTKVRHILIPFVGTVRADASVTKTDAQAKTTADSIYKVIRSKRSKFKNLLSLSSDKVSNEKEGVIEFAYTDAFAEEFKAYAFENPKGSLGVVKTDFGYHIIEILDQGKKQEAFKIATIVQEIEPSIKTIDGVFTDKSKFEIAVANADFNEVAKENNYTTSPVSSIKELDETIPGLGVQRAIVRWSFEEGVEVGDFKSFNTSGGGFVVAKVTAVNEAGLMSVEKASITALPEIRKEKKAELIKDRITATTLEAIASDEGQTVKTALAVNMKNPTLSGAGREPKVIGTAFGLAEGATSKLIVGANGVYAIQLTKLTPAEPLPNYQASANRVGQAKSSAVNTQLYNALKEASDIEDNRATFY; from the coding sequence ATGGCAGTTTTAAATAAAATTAGACAACGCTCTATATTCTTGATCATTATCATCGCTCTTGCATTATTTTCATTCATTATTGGAGATATATTTCAAAACCTAGGGTCTTCAGGTAAATCGCAAACCGTTGTCGCAACGATTAATGGCGAAGACATTGAACGGGATGCATTCATGAATCAAGTTGAAAACATCCAACGCCAGTCTGGTGGTTCTGTATCAAACACCCAAGCAATGAACCGCGTTTGGGATCAAGAAGTAAGAAACAAAGTCATGCAAACGCAATACGATGCTGTTGGAATCTCCATTGAAAGAGACTATATGCGTCAATTGTTAAAACAAAACTTAGGATCTTTTGAAGAATTCAAAAATGAAGCTGGTTTATTTGATGAAGACAAGCTCAACGAATTTATTGCAAACCTAAAAGCCATAGCTCCAGAAACAACCACGCTGAACGGAAGTGCTGTGAACTATAAAGCATGGACTGATTTTGAACAAAGTATTTCTCAAACAGGCGTTCAACAAACGTATTTTAACCTTGTGAAAGCAGGTGTTATTGGAACCCTTACAGAAGGTGAGTTAGAGTATGTGTTAGAAAATGACAAAGCAGATATTAAATATGTTCAAATTCCTTTTACGTCTATTGCAGACAGTTTAGTGTCGGTTAAGAAATCGGAAGTTGCAAGCTATGTCAAAGCAAATCCAAGCAAATACAAGGTTGAAGCTTCAAGAGATTTAGTCTATGTTCAGTTTAAAGAAGTAGCTTCTTTAGAAGATGAGCAGCAAATCCAAGCGGATTTAACAGCCCTTATTGCTGATAAAGTAGAATTTAATGAAGCTGCCAAAGCCAACGAAACAGTGGTAGGCTTTCAAAATACAACAGATGTAAAAGCCTTTGTAAATGCCAATTCATCAGTTAAATATAACGATGCATATGTGTTTGCATCTAGCTTTCCAACGACTGTTGCAGATCAAATCACAGGGTTGAAATCAAATGAAGTTTTTGGACCTTATAAAGATGGAGCAGCGTACAAGTTGTCAAAACAAGTGGCTAAAAAAATGATGTCAGATTCTACGAAAGTTCGTCACATCCTGATTCCATTTGTTGGGACGGTTCGTGCAGATGCCTCAGTTACCAAAACAGATGCACAAGCAAAAACGACTGCCGATAGTATTTATAAAGTGATTCGTTCTAAACGTTCTAAATTCAAAAATTTACTGTCTTTATCATCTGATAAAGTGAGCAACGAAAAAGAAGGCGTTATTGAATTTGCTTATACAGACGCATTTGCAGAAGAATTTAAAGCCTATGCTTTTGAGAACCCTAAAGGAAGTTTAGGCGTTGTAAAAACAGACTTTGGATATCATATTATTGAAATCTTAGATCAAGGAAAAAAACAAGAAGCATTTAAAATCGCAACGATCGTACAAGAGATTGAGCCATCAATTAAAACAATAGATGGCGTCTTTACAGATAAATCTAAATTTGAAATCGCGGTTGCCAATGCGGATTTCAATGAAGTTGCAAAAGAAAATAACTATACAACATCCCCAGTAAGCAGCATTAAAGAATTGGACGAAACAATTCCAGGTCTTGGTGTTCAGAGAGCTATTGTAAGATGGTCTTTTGAAGAGGGTGTTGAAGTAGGAGACTTTAAAAGTTTCAATACATCAGGAGGTGGTTTTGTAGTTGCTAAGGTAACAGCTGTCAATGAAGCCGGATTAATGAGTGTTGAAAAAGCATCCATTACAGCACTTCCAGAAATCAGAAAAGAAAAGAAAGCGGAACTTATCAAAGACCGTATTACTGCAACCACTTTAGAAGCGATTGCTTCTGACGAAGGACAGACGGTTAAAACAGCCCTGGCTGTAAACATGAAAAATCCAACGCTTTCAGGAGCAGGAAGAGAGCCTAAAGTCATCGGAACGGCTTTTGGTTTAGCAGAAGGAGCCACCTCAAAATTAATCGTTGGTGCCAACGGCGTCTATGCAATTCAATTGACAAAGTTAACACCTGCTGAGCCGTTGCCAAATTATCAAGCATCTGCAAACCGTGTAGGTCAAGCCAAGTCAAGTGCTGTCAATACACAACTTTACAATGCACTGAAGGAAGCATCTGATATCGAAGATAACAGAGCGACGTTTTACTAA
- a CDS encoding porin family protein, producing MKKIITGILLFTALISQAQELIYGITLGGNINEIYSNSALNSTIRNEAGTKKFKLYLGGFADYGFTENIGAKALIAFNQKTLAVGEVVDFGFLDISTSFKYSFGDNYSDGFYLLFGPRFSFLLNAEFDGEDVKDNFENSNIGLQLGAGTSIYEFLELELRLDYGLTALYDVLGNDRKIFCGILALNLNLEKLLNK from the coding sequence ATGAAAAAAATTATTACAGGAATCCTACTTTTTACTGCTTTAATTTCACAAGCCCAAGAACTGATTTATGGAATAACATTAGGTGGAAATATTAATGAAATATACTCTAATAGTGCTTTGAATAGCACAATACGTAATGAAGCAGGAACAAAGAAATTCAAACTTTATTTAGGCGGATTTGCTGATTATGGATTTACTGAAAATATTGGAGCAAAAGCACTAATAGCTTTTAACCAAAAAACTTTAGCTGTTGGAGAAGTTGTAGATTTTGGATTTTTAGATATTAGCACAAGCTTCAAATACAGTTTTGGAGATAATTACAGTGATGGATTTTATCTTCTTTTTGGACCAAGGTTCTCATTTTTACTAAATGCCGAATTTGACGGTGAAGATGTTAAGGATAATTTTGAAAACAGTAATATTGGATTACAACTTGGAGCTGGAACTTCAATTTACGAATTTTTAGAATTGGAATTACGACTTGATTATGGATTGACAGCTTTATATGATGTTCTAGGAAATGACAGAAAAATATTTTGCGGAATTTTAGCTCTGAATTTGAATTTAGAAAAACTGTTGAATAAATAA
- a CDS encoding Fic family protein, which produces MITSRETEIIATIKSRVECSSKEVFDSISVELSYATLKRALSKLVSENYIITKGKGKGTKYLISPVYELIQPVDVEKYYKKEIDQREIKQNFNFEVINQVLKRHSVFTKNELEKLSLLHNDYKYNIAQLSNIEYKNELERLAIDLSWKSSQIEGNTYSLLETERLLKEKETASGKTREEATMLLNHKDALDFITDNPDYLLPLSVSKIEDIHSILIKELAVERNLRKRRVGISGTNYRPLDNEFQILEALRNACDVINIKENVFEKALISLVLISYIQPFMDGNKRTARIVSNAILMNESYCPLSFRTVDSIDYKKAMLIFYEQNNISSFKEIFINQFEFAVNTYF; this is translated from the coding sequence ATGATTACATCAAGAGAGACAGAAATAATTGCAACTATAAAATCAAGAGTAGAATGTTCATCAAAAGAGGTGTTTGATAGTATCTCTGTGGAATTGAGTTATGCTACTCTAAAAAGGGCTTTATCAAAATTAGTTTCTGAAAATTACATTATAACCAAAGGAAAAGGTAAAGGAACTAAATATCTAATTTCACCGGTATATGAGCTGATTCAACCTGTTGATGTTGAAAAATATTACAAAAAAGAGATTGACCAACGTGAAATAAAACAAAATTTCAATTTTGAAGTTATAAATCAAGTACTAAAAAGACATAGTGTATTCACTAAAAATGAACTGGAAAAACTATCATTACTTCATAACGATTATAAATATAATATTGCGCAACTTTCAAACATTGAGTACAAAAATGAGCTAGAAAGATTGGCGATAGACTTAAGCTGGAAATCTTCTCAAATTGAAGGCAATACTTATTCTCTTTTAGAAACAGAAAGATTGTTAAAGGAAAAAGAAACTGCATCGGGCAAAACAAGAGAAGAGGCAACAATGCTTTTAAATCATAAGGATGCTTTGGATTTCATTACAGATAATCCAGATTATTTACTTCCTCTATCTGTTTCAAAAATTGAAGATATACACAGTATATTAATAAAAGAACTTGCCGTAGAACGAAATCTCAGAAAAAGACGGGTAGGTATTTCTGGAACTAACTATCGACCGCTAGACAATGAATTTCAAATATTAGAAGCTTTAAGGAATGCATGTGATGTGATAAACATAAAAGAAAATGTATTTGAAAAAGCATTAATTTCATTGGTGCTGATTTCGTACATCCAGCCATTTATGGACGGAAATAAAAGAACAGCAAGAATCGTAAGTAATGCAATCCTGATGAATGAAAGTTATTGTCCTTTGTCGTTCAGGACTGTTGACTCGATTGATTATAAAAAAGCAATGTTGATATTTTATGAACAGAATAATATTTCAAGTTTTAAAGAGATATTTATCAATCAATTTGAATTTGCAGTGAATACTTATTTTTAG
- a CDS encoding ribbon-helix-helix domain-containing protein, giving the protein MARQSISFTEPNDEWLKSQVDKKEYSTKSELVNDLIRQARKQQRKIDWISAKLEKAENSGFTNLSKEQILAESKSVI; this is encoded by the coding sequence ATGGCAAGGCAAAGTATTTCTTTCACTGAACCAAATGACGAGTGGTTAAAAAGTCAAGTGGACAAAAAAGAATATTCTACTAAAAGTGAATTGGTGAACGATTTAATTAGGCAAGCAAGAAAACAGCAAAGGAAAATTGATTGGATAAGTGCTAAATTGGAGAAAGCTGAAAATAGCGGATTTACGAATTTGAGTAAAGAACAAATATTAGCGGAATCGAAATCCGTGATTTAA
- a CDS encoding type II toxin-antitoxin system RelE/ParE family toxin, producing MANYKLSNLAKEDLIRIHRYGVDKFGMTQADKYFDSFFEYFDSISKNPFSFESVEYIKTDYRRCVCGSDSIYYKIGDNNSVEIMSIIGKQDLKNIL from the coding sequence ATGGCAAATTATAAACTAAGTAATTTAGCGAAAGAAGACTTAATAAGAATTCACCGATATGGAGTTGACAAATTTGGAATGACTCAAGCTGATAAATATTTTGATTCATTCTTTGAATATTTTGATAGTATATCAAAAAATCCATTTTCATTTGAATCAGTCGAGTACATAAAGACTGATTATAGACGGTGTGTTTGTGGTTCTGATAGTATTTATTACAAAATAGGTGATAATAATAGTGTTGAAATTATGTCAATAATTGGAAAACAAGATTTAAAGAATATTTTATAA
- a CDS encoding GYDIA family GHMP kinase, with translation MQTFYSHGKLLISAEYAVLDGALALALPTKFGQSLSVESTSENTILWKSISNEGTVWFEAKFTIDAALKISTTDTSDIAVRLVQVLDALQQLNPLLFETHKGYALTSTLEFPENWGLGSSSTLINNLAKWAKVDAFELLALTFGGSGFDIACAQQETGVLYQLEKGKPTVKPVEFLPPFSDALFFVHRNQKQNSRDGIQAYKTLTANQSLDFSALNGLTLDLLNCTDLKTFESLIEQHEGYISTLIQQPPLKEALFSDYEGAIKSLGAWGGDFFLATGNAAAIEYFKAKGYTTVVGYSEMIL, from the coding sequence ATGCAAACGTTTTACAGTCATGGGAAATTATTGATCAGTGCAGAATATGCGGTCTTAGATGGTGCTTTGGCTCTGGCATTGCCTACTAAATTTGGGCAATCCTTATCAGTTGAATCGACTTCTGAAAATACAATCCTTTGGAAAAGCATTTCCAATGAAGGCACTGTTTGGTTTGAAGCAAAATTCACGATTGATGCTGCTTTAAAAATATCCACAACAGATACTTCAGACATTGCCGTTCGTCTCGTGCAAGTTTTGGACGCTTTACAACAGTTGAACCCTTTGCTTTTTGAAACGCATAAAGGCTATGCATTAACTTCTACCTTAGAATTTCCTGAAAATTGGGGATTGGGGTCTTCCTCTACTTTAATTAATAATTTAGCAAAATGGGCAAAAGTAGATGCTTTTGAATTACTGGCACTGACTTTTGGTGGCAGTGGATTTGACATTGCTTGCGCACAACAGGAAACAGGTGTTTTATATCAGTTAGAAAAAGGAAAACCAACGGTCAAACCAGTGGAGTTTTTACCTCCATTTTCAGATGCTTTATTTTTTGTGCATCGGAATCAAAAACAAAACAGTAGAGATGGGATTCAAGCCTATAAAACACTGACTGCAAATCAATCCCTTGATTTTTCGGCACTGAATGGCTTGACTTTAGACCTCTTAAATTGTACAGACTTAAAAACCTTTGAATCGCTGATTGAACAGCATGAAGGTTATATCTCTACGCTCATCCAACAACCGCCTTTAAAAGAGGCCTTGTTTTCGGATTATGAGGGCGCTATTAAGAGTTTGGGCGCTTGGGGTGGTGACTTCTTCCTAGCAACCGGAAACGCAGCTGCTATAGAGTATTTTAAGGCCAAAGGTTATACGACGGTTGTTGGGTATTCAGAAATGATTTTGTAA